CTCCTTGTCCTCCACCACAATACCTGGCCCATCATCGATCACATCAAAATGAATCCACTCCTGACTCTCGTCAATCGAGGCAACGATCGAGACTATCCCCCGGTCGCGGATGGCTTCAACACTGTTGCCGACCAGATTGTTGATGAGTGAGAGTGTCGTGTAAATGTGGCAAGCGAGATAGGGCACCTCCACATTCGTTTCAAACTGAATGTCCTTCTCCAACAGTCTCGCGTACTTTCGTTGCGCTTGAACTATGATGGTAATCAATTCCCCCAGTGGCATGTAGTCTCGTTCATTCTCGTCAGAAATCAGCTTGGAGAGACCTGCATATATGCGTTGATTGTCCTTTTTCACTTCATGTACTTGTCCGGCAAGGGACAGCAGCCGCTTCGCGTATCGCTTACTCGTCCCATTCTTTTGTTCCATCTCGTTCATCTCACGATACAGCTCATAGCAGTTGCGCGTAATTTCCTCTACCTGATGCAATGTCTTTTTTAGATGAACAGATTCCTCGTACAAATTGGAAATGAGCATCAACATCTGCTCGTTTCGATTGCGCTGTTGCTTTTCCATCCATTTCGCCTGACGTAGCTGAATCATATTGAAAAAACTAAGGACAAAAAAACTGCGTATCAATGCAATGACGGCAATCGGCCCTACGACCTCCAACTGAAAGACTCCCTCCCAGGACACAGCACGGAAGGACAGCTCTACCATATTAGCTGCTATTTCTGCGACTGTCCCCAACAGTCCCACCCAAAGCGGTCGATGATGTAGCGTATTAACGCGAAAGAGTGAGAATAGACAAGCAAAGGCAGCATAATAGCAAAATGCGGGGAAGTGCATCTGAAGAGAAGACAGCAACACAAAGACATCCCCATACATAAAATCTAAGACTATTCGAAATAGAACAACAATTAACCCAGTTACTATCCCTGCCAAGAAAGAAGGACGCATCCACAATAAAAAAAAGAAAAAAGCCGTTGTACCAAAGCTAATGCGAAAATCATCCTGAAACGGGTGAAATTTGAGTTCTCCGGCAATGGGGACAGCAATGAGCATAAGCAGCAGGATCGAAATGTTCTCTCTCATAAAATGTTGCCCGCACTTTCTCATATGAAATTGTTCAAAGAATCGTTAACGTTTATTTCTTAGTTTACTATATTTTTCTATATATTTTTGTGGTTTTTTATAGACCTCCCCTTACAATGCCGATGGCGTGCTCGAGGTCATCCCTGGAATCGAAACGGATATCGCCGGTTTTATTTTGTTGGGGCTCGTCTATTCCTTGTCATATTACAAAGCCCGCAAACAAAAACAATCTGTGCAAACGACACTATGAAACTTAACAAAAAGCCCTCCTTTGGTTCGTTCATGCAAAGGAGGGCTTTCACTGTTTATTCGTCTTTGTCGGTTCGAATGATTTTGGTCCAGCCGTTTACCTGCTCCACACGGCGTTCCTTCATCAGTTTGCCAAGTGCCCGCTTGAAGCTGGACTTGCTCATTTGGAATTTTTCTCGGATGACTTCTGCTTCTGTCGAATCGGTATAAGGCATGGCCTCGTCACGATTGATCATATAGCGCAGCAGCTTGTCCGCATCTTCACCATACTGTACTTCTTTGCGCTCTTTCATGGAACCGTTCAGACGGCCATCCTCACGTACAAAGCTAATACGGCAGCGAATAGTTTGTCCGAGGCGCAGACGCCCTACCATTTCATCCCGATGAATGAAAAGGATATGCTCGTCCTCCGTCAACAGGAATGCACCTGCTTGAATCACTTTGTAGACCGTACCCTCGACAGCCTTGTTTTTCATACTCTGATCTGCCATTGCTGCGATCTTGACGATTTCGTTTTCAGTGACCGGCTTTGCCAAAAGTCTGCCGAGCTTGTCTTGCTTTAGCGCTACCAGCATTTGATCCTTGGGACGCGGCCATTCATCGCTATGCTTTGGCAGGTCATCGATGAACAAGAGCAGATCCTTGTTAATCCCGTTGTCCAGGAATACACCCATGCGCGGGGAAATGTCCACGACTTCCAGCCAGCCGTATTCCCCCATACCGACATGAGGCATGTCCATGGTCGCAGCCAGTCGGTTCTCGTGATCATGGTACAAAAACACTTCGACCTCATCATCGTTATGTAAACGCTCGTGTGCTTCATTGACATGGAGAAACACTTCGTCTTTGCCATCGCTCAAAAAATAGCCGATTTCCGTTTTTCGCGCTACCGTCATGGTAAGCGTCATCCCTGCCGCCAAATTGCCGTTCTGGATGATTTGGGGCTCACGCTTCTCACGCATTTGTCTTTTGTACATATGTATTTTTTCCTCGCTCTCTACCATTGTGCACACTAACTATACCCATCCCCAGCAAGAAAATACCACAACTTTTTTCTAACAAAATAACGATGCCCAACGAAATAGGCAAGTCTTCCATTCACGGACATACATATGACAGTAAGACTGGCTTGGCCCTACTTTTCCAAGACTGGAGTGACTCTTGCCTATGCTGTTGTTGCTTGAACATATTTTTCTCGGCATTGTACAAGGCTTGACTGAATTCTTACCGATATCAAGCACGGGTCATCTCGTCCTGTTTCGCAAAATGTTTGGCATGCAGGAGGTAGGCCTTTTATTTGACACGATGCTTCATTTCGGTACGCTGATCGCTGTCGTTATCGTCTTTTGGCCACAGGTTCGTTTTATCATCATGAATCCGATGTGCAAGCTGACAAAGCTATTGGTCGTAGGCACGATCCCTACCGCAGTGATCGGACTTGCCTTTGAAGATTATTTTGAAGAAATCTCCCAAACAGGCATTACGATCGGGTGGGAATTTCTTGCGACAGGCGCGATCCTCTGGGCTGTGGAGTCCATGCGCCGTGGAAATCGGAGATTCGAGGAAATCAACTACATGGACGCCCTCATCATCGGGACACTGCAAGGTGCAGCGATCCTGCCTGCAATTTCCCGCTCAGGACTGACGATTGCCGGTGCTCTCCTGCGCGGAATCGACCGTGCTGACGCTGCGCGCTTTTCGTTTTTAATCTCCTTGCCCGCGATTCTGGGTGCTTGTGTCTTGCAAACAGCCAAGCTCGTAGAAACACCGCTTGAAACAGCTTTATTGATCCCGATGCTCGTGGGCACCATGTTTGCCGGACTAGCTGGATTCGTAGCCATTCGCTGGATGCTTACCATCATCAGTACAGGCTCGATGAAGGGCTTCGCTATCTACGTCTGGGTATTAGGTGGGTTAATTTTACTCATGCAGCTCTTGGACTGGTAGTGTGAAAAAAGCCGGCTACTTGCACGCCGGCTTTCATCTGCTTTCTTCCTTGTCTGGATAACGGCTGGCAATTAATTTGCCTACCAATAAAATAATGCCGTAGAACGCTGTTGCCAAAAGCGAGGTAGCCAGCCATGTCGCCGTCCCCAGCACCAGATAGAGTGCCGCATGAGCAACAAAGATACCTACCAGCCACACCATAATGTTCATTCGGTTAAAAAACGTCATCAAACTACGCAATTGCCTCCACCTCCACCATTCCATTTACTACTGTTATAGCCGATGAAACGGTGTTTTATCCCCTTACTGCTCTCCAAGATCAGGATGAGGCACAAGAACCGCAAAGCCTGCTCGCTCCAAAATTTCTGCCAGTACCGAAAGAGGCGTGTCGGCAACCTCTCTGTACATTTTGGGCGTATGCAGATGGATCGCATCAGGAAAATCTTCACTTAAATGCGTTCGCAATTTTTTCCCGCTGTCGTCTTCATCAGTAAATAGGTATATTTCATCTGCATCTGCTGCTTCCGTTTGGGCGAGCAGCTTCTCCCCTTTTTCCAAGCTGTAGGAACCGTACGTACAAAGAATCGTGACAGGCTCAGCCAGCACCCGAAGCAAACGTTCTTTGTCTGTCTTCCCCTCCACGATCATGACACACCCTGCCATCCGCTCCCATCCTCCCTGACGCACCCTTTTTATTTAGTATACCTCAACTGCCCTCTAGGAAAATGAGGATGACTACTGCCCCGTAAAACAAGACATCTTAAGTAAGCATCCATTAGTAAATAGGGGGTAGTCATATGTCCAAATTCAAAAGCGCCAAAAACTTGAATCAAAAAGGATTAGCCGTAGCAGGACTAACCAGCAGCACAGTTGCAGATGATACACATACCGAAGACAACCAAGGATCTTCCTATCAGCATCAACACAACAACGAAAATAGGAAGAATCAAAAATAAAAGGAATGAAATGGTTGCCTGGATAGCATTTCCTTAGTAAGATAGTTTTATGAATATTGAACAACTTGAACTCACCGAAAAACGAATCAAGATTTTTAAAGCGTTAGCAGATGAGACAAGGCTATCCATTTTAAAGGCCTTATATCATTCCAGCAACGAGCTAAGTTGTACAGAAGTGGGCTTTACCTGCGACACTTCCAAGTCCAATGCCTCCTATCATTTCAAGACACTTCGAGAGGCGGGATTGATCAAAGTCAGGAAGGAGGGGCAAACACGGTACATGCGCATCTATAAAGAGACATTTGATGAAATACTGCCTGGCTTTTTAGATACCTTATGATTGGTATCCTTTTTTTGCTCATTAGTTCAAAAGTTATTTAACTATAGAATCATAAAACAAAGAGGAGAGTTTTTATGGAGCGCCTATTTTTGATGATCTTTTTCTTCACCATGTTTTTGATCGGTACAAATACCTTTATCATTAGCCCACTACTTCCAACCTTGCGCGAGTTATATCACGTATCCACTAACCAGGCAGCCTGGCTGATTGGAACATATGCTCTCGGATTTGCTTTGGCTGCTTTAGTCGCCGGTCCGCTATCTGATCATCGAAATAGGAAACATGTGATGGCAGTCGGTATACTCGGATTTGCACTTTCCACACTTGCATGCGCCTTTGCGCCTGGTTTCACCACGATGCTTTTCTTTCGCTTTCTTGCCGGGATCTTCTCTGCCTTTATCGGTCCTCAAGTGTGGGCTGCCATTCCTGTTTTGTTTCCCCCAGCTCGTATTGGAAAAGCGATGGGGATTGTCATGGCAGGTCTTTCAGTTTCCCAAGTCATCGGTGTACCTATAGGCAGTTTTTTGTCAGCTTATCATTGGTCATTTCCTTTTTTGGCGGTAGGAATTGCTTCTCTCGGGGCTTTTGTACTCATCATCCGAAAACTTCCTGATTTATTACCTCCTACCTCCATAACCAAGCTTGGCACAAATAATGCCCGAGTAGCTATTTTTGCACGTTACATGGATCTGTTGCGACTACCTCAAGCTTCACGCAGCTTTATCGGTTATTTCGTTTTCATGACGGGTGTCTATGCAGTCTTTTCCTTCTATGGCGTATGGCTTTCCGATCAATATCAGCAATCCGTTACCGAAATTGGCTTGATCACTTTAGTTATTGGGCTTGGCAACACCGCTGGCAGCTTACTCAGCGGTTGGTTACTCGAGCGTTGGAAAAGAAGTACGATTTTGACCGTTGGTTTTTTGGGCAGCGCCCTGCTCTATCTTGTTTTGCCTTACATACCAGGAGTCGGCTTTTTGCAGGTTGTCCTCTTCTTCATTTACTGCTTCGGCGGTGTACTGGTGCCTGTCCTGATGGGGTACTTGCAATCATTGTCCGTCACCTCGCGCGGTACCATATCGAGCTTGACCAACGCTTGCATGTACATAGGGACTTTCATTGCCTCTTCTTTCGCAGGCAGCTTGTATTCTAATTTTGGTTTTGTGGGGATCAGCACCTTCGCCACCTTCACTTTTCTTATCGCCTATTTTCTCTTTGTTTGGAGGACAGGTAAATTAACTGTAACCTCACAAGCTTGAGTCCTTTACTTTCCCTCTTCGCCTTGCTACGCTATGGTCAAATTCATTCTATCGCAGTCAGCAGGACGGAGAGGGTTAGATGGATTCTCCTTCATCTTTATGGAAAAATGGGTCGTTTCTCAAGCTATGGCTAGCACAATTGATGGCCAACATTGGAGATCAGTGCTACAGCTTTGCCTTGCTCTGGTATTTGCTTCAAGCAACGAAATCAGGGACGGTGCTCAGTCTCCTCGCCATTCCGGAGATGGTTGCTGGCCTGCTGTTTTTCCTCATTAGTGGCGTACTTGCGGACCGATACAGTCCACGCCTGCTTATGGTTGTAGCTGTCCTCTCACGAATTGCCGTGGTGATCGTCGTTGGCTTCCTTACAGTGATGGGAATCGAGCAGTTTTCGTATTTTCTTATAGCCCAATTTGGGTTAGGATTGTTCTCCAGTCTGTTCCAACCAGCCCGGACTGTGGCGATCAAATCAGCAGTTCCCGTGGATCAGCTAGGACAGGCAAACGCCATTCTGGATACAACCATGCGAACAGTTCGAATTATTGCGCCAATGACAATCGGGCTTGTCGCCTCTTTCTTGCCACTTTCCACCTTGTTTTTTATCAACGCAGGCAGCTATCTCATCTCGGTATTCTTTCTTCAAGCACTTCGCCTCTCTATGACTGATCATTTCCCTGTCAAAATGACACCTCGCCAGTACATCCGAGATATTACCTCAGGGGTACAAGAATTGAAACGAAATCGAACATTGCTGTTGGTTCTACTCTTTGGCAACATGGGCTTTCTCATTTGGCAGGTCACGTATACGGTGGGCTACCCCTTTTTAGCCGAACGCATGCAACAAGGCAACGGAAGTATATTAGCCATCCTGTTTGGTTTT
The window above is part of the Brevibacillus antibioticus genome. Proteins encoded here:
- a CDS encoding undecaprenyl-diphosphate phosphatase; this encodes MLLLLEHIFLGIVQGLTEFLPISSTGHLVLFRKMFGMQEVGLLFDTMLHFGTLIAVVIVFWPQVRFIIMNPMCKLTKLLVVGTIPTAVIGLAFEDYFEEISQTGITIGWEFLATGAILWAVESMRRGNRRFEEINYMDALIIGTLQGAAILPAISRSGLTIAGALLRGIDRADAARFSFLISLPAILGACVLQTAKLVETPLETALLIPMLVGTMFAGLAGFVAIRWMLTIISTGSMKGFAIYVWVLGGLILLMQLLDW
- a CDS encoding CvfB family protein, with product MYKRQMREKREPQIIQNGNLAAGMTLTMTVARKTEIGYFLSDGKDEVFLHVNEAHERLHNDDEVEVFLYHDHENRLAATMDMPHVGMGEYGWLEVVDISPRMGVFLDNGINKDLLLFIDDLPKHSDEWPRPKDQMLVALKQDKLGRLLAKPVTENEIVKIAAMADQSMKNKAVEGTVYKVIQAGAFLLTEDEHILFIHRDEMVGRLRLGQTIRCRISFVREDGRLNGSMKERKEVQYGEDADKLLRYMINRDEAMPYTDSTEAEVIREKFQMSKSSFKRALGKLMKERRVEQVNGWTKIIRTDKDE
- a CDS encoding MFS transporter, whose protein sequence is MERLFLMIFFFTMFLIGTNTFIISPLLPTLRELYHVSTNQAAWLIGTYALGFALAALVAGPLSDHRNRKHVMAVGILGFALSTLACAFAPGFTTMLFFRFLAGIFSAFIGPQVWAAIPVLFPPARIGKAMGIVMAGLSVSQVIGVPIGSFLSAYHWSFPFLAVGIASLGAFVLIIRKLPDLLPPTSITKLGTNNARVAIFARYMDLLRLPQASRSFIGYFVFMTGVYAVFSFYGVWLSDQYQQSVTEIGLITLVIGLGNTAGSLLSGWLLERWKRSTILTVGFLGSALLYLVLPYIPGVGFLQVVLFFIYCFGGVLVPVLMGYLQSLSVTSRGTISSLTNACMYIGTFIASSFAGSLYSNFGFVGISTFATFTFLIAYFLFVWRTGKLTVTSQA
- a CDS encoding ArsR/SmtB family transcription factor, coding for MNIEQLELTEKRIKIFKALADETRLSILKALYHSSNELSCTEVGFTCDTSKSNASYHFKTLREAGLIKVRKEGQTRYMRIYKETFDEILPGFLDTL
- a CDS encoding toprim domain-containing protein codes for the protein MAGCVMIVEGKTDKERLLRVLAEPVTILCTYGSYSLEKGEKLLAQTEAADADEIYLFTDEDDSGKKLRTHLSEDFPDAIHLHTPKMYREVADTPLSVLAEILERAGFAVLVPHPDLGEQ
- a CDS encoding sensor histidine kinase, yielding MRENISILLLMLIAVPIAGELKFHPFQDDFRISFGTTAFFFFLLWMRPSFLAGIVTGLIVVLFRIVLDFMYGDVFVLLSSLQMHFPAFCYYAAFACLFSLFRVNTLHHRPLWVGLLGTVAEIAANMVELSFRAVSWEGVFQLEVVGPIAVIALIRSFFVLSFFNMIQLRQAKWMEKQQRNRNEQMLMLISNLYEESVHLKKTLHQVEEITRNCYELYREMNEMEQKNGTSKRYAKRLLSLAGQVHEVKKDNQRIYAGLSKLISDENERDYMPLGELITIIVQAQRKYARLLEKDIQFETNVEVPYLACHIYTTLSLINNLVGNSVEAIRDRGIVSIVASIDESQEWIHFDVIDDGPGIVVEDKELLFMPGFTTKYDVSGRPSTGIGLSYVKEVTDSLQGIIDLSDDSSGQTTQFCIRLPITTLIQKG
- a CDS encoding MFS transporter, whose amino-acid sequence is MDSPSSLWKNGSFLKLWLAQLMANIGDQCYSFALLWYLLQATKSGTVLSLLAIPEMVAGLLFFLISGVLADRYSPRLLMVVAVLSRIAVVIVVGFLTVMGIEQFSYFLIAQFGLGLFSSLFQPARTVAIKSAVPVDQLGQANAILDTTMRTVRIIAPMTIGLVASFLPLSTLFFINAGSYLISVFFLQALRLSMTDHFPVKMTPRQYIRDITSGVQELKRNRTLLLVLLFGNMGFLIWQVTYTVGYPFLAERMQQGNGSILAILFGFYGIGNLLGSLYMTGTNSTRYLFLILIGWSFQACGSFLLMMGGSASWTAFLGAAVSGIGGPLIGIPTVTAIQMKASSNSTGKIFAINLLVLTFFSTLSSSLGALWMGKWPVEQLFLVSGLFLAAMSFAGFLIEKRKATEHHQSSSV